One Skermanella pratensis genomic window, TATCGACCATTGCGGCGGCTGCATGGCTGACGACGGCTCGCGGAATTTCCCGAATGCCCAGTACTATATCACCCAGGCCGATTACGAGTTCTGGACCAACGAGGCCAACGTCCCCGCCCAGTTCAAGGTCTTCCTGGACACAGCCGTCAAGAACCTCACACCCAACCGCGACCGGATAAGGTTCATCAAGGACGGTGAGGAGTTCCTGCCCGGCATCCATGCGATCCTGGCACCGGGGCACACCGTCGGGCACACGATCTTCATGATCAGTTCAGGCAACAGTTCGCTGTGCTACATCGCGGACCTGGCCCATCATCCGGTCCTGCTGCTGGAAAAGCCGCTGACCGAGTTCATGTACGACACCGACCCAAAGCAGTCGGCCCAGTCGCGCATGAAGATGCTGAGCATGCTGGCGGCGAACCGGACCCCGATCCTCGCATACCATTTCGCGTGGCCGGGCATCGGCCACGTCGCGAAGCAGGGCGAGGGTTTCCGCTACCATCCCCAGGGCATGAAAATGGAACTCTGACAGGCGGAATGCCGGCCAAGCTCGTCCTTGGCCGGCCCCTGCCGATCAGCCAAAGGCGTCCGACGACGGTGGAACGCCGAGAAGATCCACGAACTGCTGCTCGAACCAGTGCAAGGCGCCGTGCAGGCTCTTGCCCTCGCCACGGACTTCCGCCAGTCCGGTTTCCATGTTGTCGATCGCCTCCCCAAGCACGGTCGGAAGGTCGATCTCGGGGCCGAGTTCCCGGGCGAGCATGCCCAGTCCGCCGAACGACGCCATCTCTGCCGTGAGTGCCAGCGTGCTCAGGCCAGCGTAGAGGCTGGCCTCCGCATCCTTGAGCCCGCCGCCGGCATCCAGCCCGGCGATACCGCCGATGAGGTCGGCGTGGGCGGATACCAGGTCGGCCGGCGTCAGACCATCCGCGTCGGTGGCAAAACCTTCGATTGTCCGGTCATGCGTCTTGAACAGGTCGTCGAGGGCGTCGACCGGGATGCCGTCCTCTCCCGCATCGTTGAAAGGCCCGCCATAATCACCGTAGGACGGGATTTTGATCCCTCCCCGAGGGAACTCCTCCGACAGGTTCGGGCCGAACTTCGGATTGAACGTGATCGTCTTTTCCCAATCGATATGCATCGATAACCATCTCCGGGTTGCGCAATGCGGCGATCCTAAATGCGGAACGGCGCCGAAGGTCAACCTGGAGTTAGATCATGTACCGATGCACCGGCCTCCCCCGCCGGATCAGAGCAGGAACATGGATTTCTCGACAGCCGCGATGCCGAAGACCTGGATTTCGAAGTCCGGCCGGCCGTCACCGTTCACGTCGCCCTGCACGAGCTTGAAGTTCTTGACCTTCGACCATGCCAATGTTCCGGCGGTCCTGCCGAGGCCCCCTTCCCCGATGAAGGTGAAGGCTTGGTTTCCGGCTGCCGCCGCGTTGGCGTCGATCCCCGTCAGGTCGATGCGGTCGAGGCCGCGTTCGAAATCGAGGATGCTGTCCCGCTGCCCCCAGCCGGGAACGCTGTCCCTGGCCGCTTCGAAAACGAAACGGTCGGCTCCGCTTCCGCCGTAGAGCCGGTCCATGCCCGCTCCGCCCTTCAGGACGTCGTTGCCCTCGCCGCCCTTGAGGATATCCTTGCCGGCGCCGCCTTCGAGGAGGTCGCCGCCGCTGCCGCCGTACAGGTGGTCGTTGCCGTCGCCACCGAACAGGCTGTCGTTGCCTTCCAGGCCGTGCAGCTTGTCGGAACCGTCCCCGCCGCGGATCGTGTTGGCCTCCTTGTTCCCCCGGCCGGTCACTCCGGAAGAGGCTGTGATGGTGAGGTTCTCGACCGAGGAGTTCAAAGTCCAGGAGATCGACGACAGGACGGTGTCCCGCCCCTCGCCGGCATGCTCTTCGATCCGGTCGCCCGCATTGTCGACCACGAAGGTATCGTCGCCGGAACCGCCGATCATCCGGTCGGCACCGGTCCCGCCGTCGAGAGTATCGTTCCCGCTGCCGCCGGAGAGATGGTCCGCCCCTCCCTTGCCGAACAGGGCATCGTTCCCCGCGTTGCCGACGAGCACGCCGGGGTCGTCGTCGCTGGTCAAGCGGTCCGCGTAGGGCGATCCGAGCACGTTGTCGATCCCGCTCAGACGATCGTCGCCGCCGCCGCCGCTGGCCCTGCCGAGGGAGAGATCGACGACCACTCCCGATTTGGCCCAGCTGTAGTCCACGAGATCCCGGTCGTAGTCACCCCTGAACACATCGTCCGCAGCGGTCCCGCGGAAGGCGCCGGAAGAAGACAATTCTCCATTGTCGTATCCGGAGCGGTCGAAATGGAGGCCCACCTCCCCCGCTGACACGAAGCCGGCGGTCCCC contains:
- a CDS encoding MBL fold metallo-hydrolase, which gives rise to MSRDGLFLSRRELLIGASAAGVVGGLAGPLGAPALARAPMLNTQAPYFYRFKLGDAEGTIVSDGTLPLGDPRKNFAGLSEEEIGSQLADNFLPDDNAVLEQNALVLNTGDRLVLFDTGMGSLQLFGPTTGKLMNSLRQAGIDPKDIDAVVMSHAHIDHCGGCMADDGSRNFPNAQYYITQADYEFWTNEANVPAQFKVFLDTAVKNLTPNRDRIRFIKDGEEFLPGIHAILAPGHTVGHTIFMISSGNSSLCYIADLAHHPVLLLEKPLTEFMYDTDPKQSAQSRMKMLSMLAANRTPILAYHFAWPGIGHVAKQGEGFRYHPQGMKMEL
- a CDS encoding calcium-binding protein, with product MWTFDRDEDVLFIASDEVRTLDRLQTTGGNNIVLIGGKFEPQSHGSAAGTLNFTKVNGSVHVEGVHIDHRYAGEKDAINFYSAAGKRADFTLQNSLIENVKGSYHGTHGDVFQPQGPVGDLKFYNVTGTTTYQGLFLQPRDPIGSVTLENVEMRKLPGGDAKSWLYYFSQPGDQKYPVSFKNVLVTEQHGQRAEYNSVYPSAWLDGAVRKGDTITFPNHPYSGSIKVGTAGFVSAGEVGLHFDRSGYDNGELSSSGAFRGTAADDVFRGDYDRDLVDYSWAKSGVVVDLSLGRASGGGGDDRLSGIDNVLGSPYADRLTSDDDPGVLVGNAGNDALFGKGGADHLSGGSGNDTLDGGTGADRMIGGSGDDTFVVDNAGDRIEEHAGEGRDTVLSSISWTLNSSVENLTITASSGVTGRGNKEANTIRGGDGSDKLHGLEGNDSLFGGDGNDHLYGGSGGDLLEGGAGKDILKGGEGNDVLKGGAGMDRLYGGSGADRFVFEAARDSVPGWGQRDSILDFERGLDRIDLTGIDANAAAAGNQAFTFIGEGGLGRTAGTLAWSKVKNFKLVQGDVNGDGRPDFEIQVFGIAAVEKSMFLL